From a single Hippopotamus amphibius kiboko isolate mHipAmp2 chromosome X, mHipAmp2.hap2, whole genome shotgun sequence genomic region:
- the ELK1 gene encoding ETS domain-containing protein Elk-1, producing MDPSVTLWQFLLQLLREQSNGHIISWTSRDGGEFKLVDAEEVARLWGLRKNKTNMNYDKLSRALRYYYDKNIIRKVSGQKFVYKFVSYPEVAGCSTEDCPPQPEVSVTSTVANVGTTAVHAIPGDTPSGKPSTPKGAGMAGPGGLVRSSRNDYMRSGLYSTFTIQSLQPQPQPPSHPRPSTVLPSTAHAGALVPPSGSRSTSPSPLEACLEAEEAGLPLQVILTPPEAPNLKSEEPNMEPGLGRPLPPEVKVEEPKEELEAAATGEAGFVLEAVKAEPFEPKAEPEVPPAEGVPARLPAVIMETAAQVGGLAASTTSSTEVAQPQKGRKPRDLELPLSPSLLGGPGPERTPGSGTSSGLQAPGPALTPSLLPTHTLTPVLLTPSSLPPSIHFWSTLSPIAPRSPAKLSFQFPSSGSAQVHIPSISVDGLSTPVVLSPGPQKP from the exons ATGGACCCTTCTGTGACGCTGTGGCAGtttctgctgcagctgctgagagAGCAAAGCAACGGGCACATCATCTCCTGGACCTCACGGGATGGCGGTGAGTTCAAGCTGGTGGATGCCGAGGAGGTGGCCCGGCTGTGGGGGCTGCGCAAGAATAAGACCAACATGAATTATGACAAGCTCAGCCGGGCCTTGCGGTACTACTATGATAAG AACATCATCCGCAAAGTGAGCGGCCAGAAGTTCGTCTACAAGTTTGTGTCCTACCCCGAGGTCGCAGGGTGCTCCACTGAGGACTGCCCGCCCCAGCCTGAGGTGTCTGTCACCTCCACTGTGGCCAATGTGGGCACCACAGCTGTACACGCCATCCCCGGGGACACTCCCTCTGGGAAGCCAAGCACGCCCAAGGGTGCAGGAATGGCAGGCCCGGGGGGCTTGGTGCGCAGCAGCCGGAACGATTACATGCGCTCAGGCCTCTATTCCACCTTCACGATCCAGTCCCTGCAGCCGCAGCCACAGCCACCCTCTCATCCTCGGCCCTCCACAGTGCTCCCCAGCACCGCCCATGCAGGAGCATTAGTGCCCCCCTCGGGGAGCAGGAGCACCAGTCCAAGCCCCTTGGAGGCCTGCCTGGAGGCTGAGGAGGCCGGCCTGCCTCTGCAG GTCATCCTGACCCCACCCGAGGCCCCAAACCTTAAATCCGAAGAGCCAAATATGGAGCCTGGGTTGGGCCGGCCACTGCCCCCAGAAGTCAAAGTGGAAGAGCCCAAGGAAGAGTTAGAAGCTGCAGCCACTGGGGAGGCGGGGTTTGTGCTGGAAGCCGTCAAGGCCGAGCCCTTTGAGCCCAAGGCCGAGCCAGAAGTCCCTCCTGCGGAGGGCGTGCCAGCCCGGCTGCCCGCGGTCATTATGGAAACCGCGGCACAGGTGGGCGGCCTCGCGGCTTCCACAACTTCCAGCACGGAGGTCGCCCAGCCTCAGAAGGGCCGGAAGCCCCGGGACCTGGAGCTTCCACTCAGCCCGAGCCTGCTGGGTGGGCCGGGACCCGAACGGACTCCAGGATCGGGAACTAGCTCCGGTCTGCAGGCGCCAGGCCCAGCGCTGACGCCTTCCCTGCTACCTACGCACACATTG aCCCCGGTGCTGCTGACGCCCAGCTCGCTGCCCCCCAGCATTCACTTCTGGAGCACCCTGAGTCCCATTGCACCCCGTAGCCCGGCCAAGCTCTCCTTCCAG TTTCCATCCAGTGGCAGCGCCCAGGTGCACATCCCTTCCATCAGCGTGGATGGCCTCTCAACCCCCGTGGTGCTCTCCCCAGGGCCCCAGAAGCCAtga
- the UXT gene encoding protein UXT produces the protein MATPPKRRAVEATAEKVLRYEAFISDVLQRDLQKVLEHRDKVYEQLAKYLQLRNVIERLQEANHSELYMQVDLGCNFFVDTVVPDTSRIYVALGYGFFLELTLAEALKFIDRKSNLLTELSDSLTKDSMNIKAHIHMLLEGLRELQGLQNFPEPHH, from the exons ATGGCGACGCCCCCTAAACGGCGGGCGGTGGAGGCCACGGCGGAGAAAGTGCTGCGCTACGAGGCTTTCATCTCTGACGTGCTGCAGCGGGACCTGCA AAAGGTGCTGGAACATCGTGACAAGGTATATGAGCAGCTGGCCAAATACCTTCAACTGAGAAATGTCATCGAGCGACTCCAG GAAGCTAATCACTCGGAGTTATATATGCAGGTGGATTTGGGCTGTAACTTCTTCGTTGACACAGTGGT GCCAGACACTTCACGGATCTATGTGGCCCTTGGATATGGTTTTTTCCTGGAGTTGACACTGGCAGAAGCTCTCAAGTTCATTGATCGTAAGAGCAATCTCCTCACAGA gCTCAGCGACAGCCTCACCAAGGACTCCATGAATATCAAGGCCCATATCCACATGTTGCTAGAG GGGCTTAGAGAACTACAAGGCCTGCAGAATTTCCCGGAGCCTCACCATTGA